Proteins encoded within one genomic window of Chrysemys picta bellii isolate R12L10 chromosome 6, ASM1138683v2, whole genome shotgun sequence:
- the XPA gene encoding DNA repair protein complementing XP-A cells — protein MEGTGPAGETPPLSAAMRAKIERNRQRALMLRQARLAARPYPAAPSEGSAKVKAPPKIIDTGGGFFLEEEEEEEHKVEKIVHQPGPVLEFDYLICEECGKHFMDSYLMQHFDWATCDNCRDVEGKHKLITRTEAKQEYLLKDCDLDKREPVLKFILKKNPHNSQWGDMKLYLKLQVIKRSLEVWGSEETLQEARETRQDNREKMKQKKFDKKVKELRRAVRSSVWKRGTSSHQHEYGPEENIQEDTYKKTCTICGHELTYEKM, from the exons ATGGAGGGCACAGGGCCTGCGGGGGAGACGCCCCCACTCTCTGCGGCCATGCGGGCAAAGATCGAGCGGAATCGCCAGCGGGCGCTGATGCTGCGACAGGCCCGCTTGGCTGCCCGGCCCTACCCTGCCGCCCCCAGCGAAG GAAGTGCTAAAGTTAAAGCACCTCCAAAGATAATTGACACAGGGGGAGGATTCTTtctggaagaggaggaagaggaggaacacAAGGTTGAGAAAATTGTCCATCAGCCAG GACCTGTACTAGAATTTGATTACCTTATTTGTGAAGAATGTGGCAAACATTTCATGGACTCGTATCTCATGCAGCACTTTGATTGGGCAACATGCGATAATTGCAG agATGTTGAAGGTAAGCATAAGCTTATAACAAGAACTGAGGCAAAGCAAGAGTACCTTCTTAAAGACTGTGACTTAGATAAGAGAGAACCGGTGCTCAaatttattttgaagaaaaaccCTCATAATTCACAGTGGGGTGACATGAAGCTTTACTTAAAATTACAG GTAATAAAACGTTCGCTTGAAGTTTGGGGTAGTGAAGAAACGTTGCAAGAAGCAAGAGAAACCCGCCAAGATAATAGAGAAAAGATGAAACAGAAAAAGTTTGATAAAAAAGTTAAAG AGCTCCGTCGAGCTGTTAGGAGCAGTGTGTGGAAAAGAGGAACAAGTTCCCACCAGCATGAGTACGGACCTGAAGAAAACATTCAAGAAGATACATACAAAAAGACATGTACTATATGTGGCCATGAATTAACATATGAGAAAATGTAA